TAATCAAATTCCATTTTGTGCAAATACACTTTTCCAATCACATGTGATTTTATTTGTAACACCAATTGTACCATTTCAACCCTTCAAATTAACGAGGCCTTAAGCAACTCATGAGATATCATAGATCGTGGGAATCTATGTGAAtctgcaagattttatcttGAGATGCTTCACAGGAATTTTGCAAGAGAGACAAGGTCCACAAGGTTGATCCCATAATCTTAGAGCCCGCAGGAATGGTGATGAGGGATAGTagagaaaaccaaaataaattaaagTAAAAGTAGAAGTCAGATCTCTCAAGGCTTCTACACACTTCTACTATACTCTAAGTAACTTGTATTTTAGTCATAGGTGTTGTGTTAGTTTCTAGAGTGTTCTACTATCGAGGGATTTTTAGGATCGTTCAGGCTATATTTAGTCTATTTTGGCTTTTACTGTCTACTTTTTTCAGAGAGATGGTTAAGGACCTCAAAAGATAGAGGAGAGCGCCAGGCGCAGATTTCCGAAATACTTCTACGGGGAATGCTCATTGAATGAGCATTCTCCATATTATGCCTTGAAGAGGACTCGAACCTCCACGTTCTTCAGCACGAGATTTTGAGTCTCGCGTGTCTACCATTTCACCATCAAGGCATCTTGAAAGTGAATCGTATTCCATGAAAAAAgtaatttcctttttgaatgGCAGTTCCAAAAAAACGTACTTCAATGTCAAAAAAGCGTATTCGCaaaaatatttggaaaaatAAGACTTATTTTTCCATAGTACAATCTTATTGTTTAGCAAAATCAAGATCATTTTCCAGCGGTAACGAGATTCCAAAACCAAAGGTTTTTTTtgggaaacaaacaaacaaataatctGGTTCTGAAATAATCTGAATTGACCTATCAAAAAACAATTCCAATTATTTAATATGAATAATTTGGATTAATTAATGAATGTACTTTTATGTGTCGAATTCCTCGGTACAATATTCTTAGAACAAACCCGTCCATGCATTTGTATGGTCTGGAGAAGCTTACTTGTCTTATAGTTTAGCTGCTTTATCTGTCTTTGGTTTTATCGCTTGTTGTTTTCTCTGGTTCAATAATACGGCTTATCCGAGTGAGTTTTATGGACCCACCGGCCCAGAAGCTTCTCAAGCTCAAGCATTTACTTTTCTAGTTAGAGACCAGCGTCTTGGAGCTAATGTGGGATCTGCTCAAGGACCCACAGGTTTAGGTAAATATCTAATGTGTTCTCCAACGGGAGAGGTTATCTTTGGAGGGGAAACTATGCGTTTTTGGGACCTCCGTGCTCCACGGTTAGAACCTCTAAGGGGGCCCAACGGTTTGGACTTGAGTAGGTTGAAAAAAGACATACAACCTTGGCAAGAACGACGCTGTAACTAGGATATTTTCCTAGCTTTGAGTAGTGTTCCTTAGAACCTTCTAGTTATAAGTAGAGCTAAACAGTGCAGGCTCACGAGGCCTATAAATAGATGTACACACCTCTATCTTGGGGCAGACTATGTACCACTACCTATCAATAAAGAGCACTTTATGGTCTTTGTCTTGAATTAGATCTTGTGTGTTAAGAGTTTGGATTAAACTCTTGGCAGTTCCCCGTCCCTAGAGCGATATCTAGCGCAGCAGGTTGAAGTGGTCCTTCAACAATTGTGTTGTTTATATTGTTgcagcaaggtggagttgtTCCTCCACAACCTTGTGTGCATCAAATGGGACCTAGTGTTCATCTTCATCCGAAGAAATTTTATTGGAAACTTTAAGTAGGTCGGTTTAGGATAATCCTTGGATCAAGAAATTGGTAAAGTCGCCAATGAACAGTGGGACAATACTAAAGtatctaatatctaattaaagtagTAGAAATTCTACGGTGGAGATTACGTCAAAGTTATCATAGGGTCAATATTTCATCTTGCATATATCCgaatttacaaaaataaaaaaatcctAATGCAATCTGATCACAATACAACCTTCGGTACGTAGGAAATCTGATCTATGGAGGTATATGGAAAGCAAATAGAAACCAATCCAACCTGCTCACGTATACGGAGACTATGAAATTAAGATTCGGACTCCATACTTCATACATAATATGTGTTGTATCCGACTAGGCACACTGCGCATGCCAACACGTAGGAGTATTAGAGAAGGACATTGTCAACCACGCGTCGTCAGattgacctacacgttggacACATCGGTGTTTTGAAGAAGCGACGTGATGAGGTTTGTATACACAGTGGCACAACAAGATGGCAATGGGCCCCGAAACCCGTATCCCTGCGGTTTTTTACCCAATTAGAGGACGAGTTTGGATCAAATCTAAACCCCGCGGGTTTGTTCATGGCTCAAAAGTGAAACCCGGTACGGCACTCCCCGAACGGCCGAACCCGATATCCTATGGgtttcacacaaaaaaatgatATAGCTCACATATGTGGCCCAGTTTAGCGCAGCCTAGAAAGAAGCTTTTGTATATAACATGTTTGTAACCTTAATTCACTGTCCCAAATCCCTAGCTCCCATTTTATCAACATCCCGAGCCGCCCACTCCCTCCGCGCCTACTCTCTCTCGCTCAGTCGCTTTCTCCATGGCGCGGCGCTCTCACTCCTTCCGCGCCATGTCGTCATTATATTGTTTTACTATCATTGTGCTGTTAAAACACGATGTTTTGTGTCGTTATGCTGCTATTTTTCCTGGATGAGTTGTGTATTCTTACGGGTTCGGGTTCCCCGTCGTACGGGGCCGAAAAACCCAATGGGGACGGGACAGGAAAAAATGAAACCCGTTAGCGGGGATGGGTTTGGGGACGAGGCTGCGATCAGGTTTCGTACCCGTTGCCATCCGGAGTAGCACAAATGCATAGCCGAACCATCACTAATGTGCATAGAGAAGGGAGCAGATTTATAATAGCGGTGGTTCATTGCTTCAAATGTTAAATTGCGCAAAGTGCAATCTAACTACGAGCTTTTGTATAGTTTGAATATGCATTAAACATTACACAACCATCTAAAAGCTACTAATTGGCATaataaaaaatgtaaaaaaaatctagccaCACATATGTCATACATCAACTAcgagagaaagaaaggatttttttttaaaacgaTGCAAACTTATCATATGTTTGAGACCTTAAGACTCGCGCAAAAAAGGCAAGCAAGAACCAACTACTCCAACTGCCGGTGACGTTCTATAATGTCACAAACACAGCTCATATGAGATGTTCAGTAAATGATTTGATGCCGCAAGGGAATAGATTTAAAGAAAACGACATAGAAATTAAAGAAAACAATGTGGCGTAGATGCTACGTGTATCGGATGAAAAAACATGGGTAGCAAGCACATTCGGCTTCCACACATCCGCATATGCACTGTCAACAGATACATGCCTGCGTCAACATCTGTTGGCTGGCAGCAAAAACCTCGCAACGAAAACGCCGGCCGAAAGCCAATCTACCATCGGCGCACCCAAATCCACGACAAGGATAGCAAACCAAACACCTATAGTCGAACATCTCTAGCTATCGGCCGCCAGAAGCAACAACGCACCAGAAGTGACATGATGAAATAAGGGATATTTGTGTCAAACGTAAAAAATCGGAAGagtcatactccctccgtcccacaataagtgactttctataacatgtatctagacgctttttaaacataaatacatccatatttgagcaaatttgagtcacttaatattgtatggagggagtacatgacaATGGATAATGGGCCCAATAGAAGCAAATTGGGTTGATAAAAATCAATACTTACTGCATCGTCCATACAAAAAATAATGAAGGATAACAAAATCTAAACATCTATAATCGATGCCTAAAATGAAGCTTTTCAAATGTTTAAAATTCCTCCAtacaaaaagaaatcaaaataACAAAATCTAAACATctataatttatttaaaaaaaaatccaaataCAATACATTGCATACAAAATGAATATAttagcaaaacaaaatatcaTCTTATATACAAGTCTAGCCGCGCAACCCGCTAGTTATTAGCAAAGGACATGAGCCCGGCTCAGGCCCGGTCCATCTCAGCACATCCTCCGCCTGGCTCTCGTGCCCTGTTTCTTCCCCAGCGGTTCCCCACCCAACGGTTCCAACCTCGGCTATTCTCCACTCCACTCGATCCCCACGCACGCACTCTCTCTGAGGAAACCATTGCTGCTCTCCCCTCCCCGTCCCCAGAGCTGAGGAGGAGAACCCGAGAAGAAACCGCGAGAATCCCAAGGACCCCCACCCCGAACAAGAGCAGGAGCAGGCAATGTCAGTCGAGGACCCCTCCTCCGCGCCTATCCCCCCCGCCGGGGCGGGGGCTGGGGCGGCGCGGCCCAAGCGCACGTCGTCTGCGCCGATCCGTCCCTCCGACTACGCGCACAGCCCGGCGCACCACTGCGTCGCGCTTCGGGACGCCGCGGGGCTGTCCGCCATCCTCTCCGGCCTCCCGCCGCTCGCCCACCCGTCCCGcatcctctccgccgccgacgcctcccGCGAGGCCCGCCTGGCGGCGTCCGTCTCCGCGGCGCTCGACCGCCGCGACGTGCCCGGCGGGGACacggcgctccacctcgccgtgCGGCTCAGGCTCCCCTCCCACGCgtccgcgctcgccgccgcgggggcCGACCCCACGCTCCAGAACCACGCCGGCTGGACGCCGCTCCAGGAGGCGCTCTGCCTCGGCTGCAAGGACATCGCGCCGtccctcctccgcgcccacCGCCTCGCGGCCTGGGccaagctccgccgccgggcgCCCGCGCTGTCCGCCGCGCTGCGCCGGGTCCAGGACTTCTACCTCGAGGTGGACTTCCACTTCGAGAGCTCCGTCGTGCCGCTCctctcgcgcgccgcgccgtccgACACCTACCGCATATGGAAGCGCGGCGCCGACCTGCGCGCCGACACAACCCTCGCCGGCTTCGACGGCCTCCGCATCCGCCGCGCTGACcactccttcctcttcttcggcgaggaggccgaagccggaggccgccgcctcccgccgggCTCGCTCCTCGTGCTCCACCGCGGCAAGCGCGAGGTGCACGACGCGTTCgctgcggccgcggccgccggcgatgaGGATGCGGCCACCTCTGACGCAGCCGCCTACCGTCCGGGGCTCAACATCACCTCCGCGAGGCTTGTTCCGAGAACCACGTGGTTGCGGAAGGAGAAGACGGAGAGCGTCGGGGAGTGGAAGGCGCGGGTGTTCGACGTCCACAACGTCGTCTTCTCCTTCCGGACCCTCAAGGCAGCCAACGCAGGTCGCAAGGATTTCACCttcgagctcgccggagacgacgaagggGAAGAGTTCTTGCCGCTAGAGATCCGGGatgacgacgaggacgggGATTTCTTGGTCGCCGACATCCCCCCGGCCCCGCCACGGCGCAGCTGCTACGTGCCCGGCCGGCGCAGCGTGGCAGGGCCGCCCTCGCACATGGGGACGCCGCAGAGGCGGAGGAACAGCGTGGACATGCCTCGACGGCTACCGACCTGCGCGTCGGTGGGCCGCGGCGAGGATGGCCTGTTCGGGCGCCACGCGACGACGGGGGGAGCCAAGTGGAAGGAGGAAGAGACGGTGAAGACGCTCCGGCCAACCGTCTGGCTCACCGAGGACTTCCCGCTGAGCGTCGACGAGTTCTTGCCGCTTCTGGACATCCTGGCAACCCGTGTGCGCGCGgtccgccgcctccgtgaGCTGCTCACCACGAAGTTCCCGACGGG
This is a stretch of genomic DNA from Brachypodium distachyon strain Bd21 chromosome 1, Brachypodium_distachyon_v3.0, whole genome shotgun sequence. It encodes these proteins:
- the LOC100826113 gene encoding ankyrin repeat domain-containing protein 13C gives rise to the protein MSVEDPSSAPIPPAGAGAGAARPKRTSSAPIRPSDYAHSPAHHCVALRDAAGLSAILSGLPPLAHPSRILSAADASREARLAASVSAALDRRDVPGGDTALHLAVRLRLPSHASALAAAGADPTLQNHAGWTPLQEALCLGCKDIAPSLLRAHRLAAWAKLRRRAPALSAALRRVQDFYLEVDFHFESSVVPLLSRAAPSDTYRIWKRGADLRADTTLAGFDGLRIRRADHSFLFFGEEAEAGGRRLPPGSLLVLHRGKREVHDAFAAAAAAGDEDAATSDAAAYRPGLNITSARLVPRTTWLRKEKTESVGEWKARVFDVHNVVFSFRTLKAANAGRKDFTFELAGDDEGEEFLPLEIRDDDEDGDFLVADIPPAPPRRSCYVPGRRSVAGPPSHMGTPQRRRNSVDMPRRLPTCASVGRGEDGLFGRHATTGGAKWKEEETVKTLRPTVWLTEDFPLSVDEFLPLLDILATRVRAVRRLRELLTTKFPTGTFPVKVAIPVVPTVRVVITFTKFVPLVEPEEFFTPMSSPSLLASPGPGSIMPKPDTHRSSYLRWASKNSRAKPVNLSQVADNTDPFTIPSDYTWVNLGSSKSQDKKSSKSGKKGKSRET